A region of Pseudorca crassidens isolate mPseCra1 chromosome 8, mPseCra1.hap1, whole genome shotgun sequence DNA encodes the following proteins:
- the CPA5 gene encoding carboxypeptidase A5, producing the protein MQGFPRGSVGRGLSPVDRQTLLVCNFVLAAALGQMNFTGDQVLRVLAKNEKQLSLLRDLEGLKPQKVDFWRGPARPSLPVDMRVPFSELKDIKAYLESHGLAYSIMIKDIQVLPDEEREAVVKSRWLERSTSGFSYSSYHTLEEIYTWIDNFVTDHSDILWEIQIGHSFENRSILVLKFSTGGSQRPAIWIDTGIHSWEWITHATGIWTAREIVNEYGKDHIVTDVLNAVDIFMEIVSNPDGFAYSHSMNRLWRKNKCSRPGIFCIGVDLNRTWKSGFGGNGSNNNPCSETYHGPSPQSEPEVAAIVDFITSHGNINALISIHSYSQMLMYPYGHSLEPVSNQEELYSLAKDAVQALYEVHGIEYIYGSISTTLYVASGITVDWAYDSGIKYSFTFELRDAGHYGFLLPATQIILTAQETWMAIRTIMEHTLNHPY; encoded by the exons ATGCAGGGCTTCCCCAGAGGAAGTGTGGGCCGAGGGCTGTCCCCTGTGGACAGGCAGACGCTCCTGGTCTGCAACTTTGTCCTGGCAGCAGCTTTGGGCCAAATGAATTTCACAGG TGACCAGGTTCTTCGAGTCCTGGCTAAAAATGAGAAGCAACTTTCACTTCTTAGAGATCTGGAGGGCCTGAAGCCTCAGAAG GTGGACTTCTGGCGTGGCCCAGCCAGGCCCAGCCTTCCTGTGGATATGAGGGTTCCTTTCTCTGAACTGAAGGACATCAAAGCTTACCTGGAGTCTCATGGCCTTGCTTACAGCATCATGATAAAGGACATCCAG GTGCTGCCGGACGAGGAGAGAGAAGCCGTGGTGAAATCCCGCTGGCTGGAGCGCAGCACCAGTGGCTTCAGTTACTCCTCGTATCACACCCTGGAGGAG ATATATACCTGGATCGACAACTTTGTAACTGATCATTCAGATATTCTCTGGGAAATTCAGATTGGCCACAGCTTTGAAAATCGGTCCATTCTTGTTCTGAAG TTCAGCACTGGAGGTTCGCAGCGCCCAGCCATCTGGATCGACACTGGAATCCACTCCTGGGAGTGGATCACCCATGCCACCGGcatctggactgccagggag ATTGTCAATGAATATGGCAAAGACCACATCGTGACAGACGTACTGAATGCCGTGGACATCTTTATGGAGATTGTCTCCAACCCTGACGGGTTTGCTTATAGCCACAGCATG AACCGCTTGTGGCGGAAGAACAAGTGCAGCAGACCCGGAATCTTCTGCATTGGTGTGGATCTTAACAGGACCTGGAAGTCAGGCTTTGGAG GAAATGGTTCTAACAACAACCCCTGCTCAGAGACTTATCATGGGCCCTCCCCTCAGTCAGAGCCAGAAGTGGCTGCCATTGTGGACTTCATCACGTCCCACGGGAACATCAATGCTCTGATCTCCATCCACAGCTACTCTCAGATGCTCATGTACCCCTACGGCCACTCTCTGGAGCCTGTTTCAAACCAGGAAGAGTTG TACAGTCTTGCCAAGGATGCAGTGCAGGCCCTGTATGAGGTTCATGGGATCGAGTACATTTATGGCAGCATCAGCACCACCCTCT ATGTGGCCAGTGGGATCACTGTCGACTGGGCCTATGACAGTGGCATCAAGTACTCCTTCACCTTCGAGCTCCGTGATGCAGGGCACTATGGCTTCCTGCTGCCAGCCACACAGATTATCCTCACAGCCCAGGAGACGTGGATGGCCATTCGGACCATCATGGAGCACACGCTTAATCACCCCTACTGA